Genomic DNA from Melopsittacus undulatus isolate bMelUnd1 chromosome 2, bMelUnd1.mat.Z, whole genome shotgun sequence:
AACCCCTCCCCGgtaccacccccccccccatcgcTGCCCTCTGCTCCGCTGCTCCCCCCTCGCTCCATGCTTCCCTCCCAGTAAATCCCATCCCCGGCACAGCCCTGCCCCGGTGCCTCCCCTTCCCAGTTCGCACCCCCGGTACCCGTTTCACCCCCaaccccatcccttcccattcccgcccccatcccctcccgttccccccccatcccatcccgttGTCCCCCCCGAACTCCATCCCCTCCCGTtgccccccatcccatcccctctcgtttcctccccatcccatcccctcccgtttcccccctctcccctcccgTTCCGCCCCCTCCTCTCCcgttcccccccctcccctcccgttccccctctcccctcccattccccccccccgttccccccctcccctcccgttcccccatcccttcccgttcccccccctcccgtcccgttccccccccctcctctcccgttcctccccccatcccctcccgtTCCCcaccatcccatcccctcctgtttccccatcccctcccgTTCCTCcgtcccccctcccctcccgcccccccccctcctctcaCCTATAGCACATATCTTGCAGTCCCCCACCCAGACACCGGTGAACGGCGGCGGTAGCGCTCGGGCCTCCCCGAGGCCCAGTCCGCGGCAGAGCCTGAGGCCCAGCTCCTCCAAGGCCCCCACGTAGCGGCGCagcgggaggcggcggcgccTCAGGTGGAGCACGGGGAAGGCCAAGAGCTGCCCGGGGCCGTGGAACGTGACGTGCCCTCCTCTCCGCACCGGCAGCAGCTCCGCTCCCCGGGCCCGCAGCCCCGCGGCCTCGGCCGGGCCCGGAGCGCCCCGCAGGCCCCAGGCATACACAGGCCCCACCGGCTCGCTCAGCACCAGGCTCTCGGCCGCGACTGACCGAGCCGCCGCCACGCAGCGCTCCTGCACCCGCAGCGCATGCGCGTACGGCACCGGCCCCAGGCGCAGCACACGCACCGCGGACATCGCGGGGGAtgatgggaggggggggggagagaggaggggggggagagggaggagggaggagggggggagagggaggggcACGGGTGGTATAGGGGTAACCAATGCATAGGGGGGATACAGAGCAATTGTATATGGGGTTAAAGGGATTCCTCTGCTTAAACAcaagtattgtctgtcctaagtactTCCCATTGCCGTCTGGCCATGGCATTgatcactgctggagggggCGAAACAAATCCTGCCATTGCcatcactgctggaggggagaagcagatgcgAGTTAATCATAGAattgatacacgggtaaccaatgtacaggggggaaatacagagaaattgtacaagggggttaaaggaattcctttgcttaaactaaagtattgtctgtcctaagtactTCCCATTGCTGTCTGGCCATGGCATTgatcactgctggaggggagaagcagatgcgagttaatcatagaatcatagaatagattgggtcggaaaggaccttaagctcatccagttccaacccctgccatgggcagggacacctcacactaaaccatggcacccaaggctctgtccaacctggccttgaacactgccagggatggagcattcacaacctccctgggcaacccattccagttctACTGACAGGGGACAAGagcagatgattggttctactggtaagccagggagaggcagactgggccCAACCAGACCCTAAGGCCAGGTCTggaggttaaaaggtgtaaagtttaagaggaagactcatttacttcatcctgagaccgCTGCCCGTGACCAGAagggcactgcgcaggtgcaaaggaccttccggctcattagAATACGAAGAGGGGATAGATAATCAATATGTAcaggcggattgagcaacctcatgtctgtgtataccttaagaggataaatgtaaagggagaacacccctgaggtgtgcatcctttggaggagctatccccatgcacctcagtgctgaatgGAACCATACCTACATTACAGCTTGAACTGGTTGTGGAGTCTGTCCGTGCATCATGGGGAATGGGGCCATTGCACAGGGGATGGGTgtgagcagcactgggtgcagttctggggtccccAATatgagaaggacatggagctgttggagcaagtccagaggaggccacgaggatgctcaggggctggagcagctcctgtatggagccaggctgagaacattggggctgttgagcctggagaagagaagctgcgtggagacctcagagcagcttccagtgtgtgaagggggctccaaggatgctggagaggggctcttcatcagggactgcagtgataggacaaggggtgatgggttcagactgaaacaggggaagtttagattggatataaggaagaagttctttactgtgagggtgctgaggcactggaatgggttgcccagggaggttgtgaatgctccatccctggcagtgttcaaggccaggttggacagagccttgggtgccatggttaatgtgaggtgtccctgcccatggcaggggttggaactggatgatcttaaggtcctttccaacctaaaccattctgtgattctatgacaggcacaggcacaggggAGGATATAGGGGATGGagacaaagaaaagggaatagGGGACGGGGAtgagagaagggaatggaggtGAAGGTTACAGGACAGGCATAAGGGATGGAATGGGGGAGAGGAACAGGCATGGGGGATGGGAGAGAGGAGACAGAGATGGAGACAGGGAACAGGCACAGAGGAGGACAGGGGATGGGAACAGGTTGGAGGCAGGGGCCAGGCATGGGGGGAGAGGACAGAGGGCTCAGAGATggaggatggggacagggataggGGAAGATAGGGGATTGGGACTGTGGATGGGGATGAAGGATGGAGGacaggggacagggatggggggagAGATCAGAAGGGACAAGGGTACAGAGATGGAGGATATGGGACAGGCACAAGTGATGGGGAGAGGGACAGGAATGGATGAGAGGTGATAAGCAAGGTGAATGGGGACAGAGACAGAGGACAGGGGAATAGAGGATGATAGTTTGGGGCTGGGGCATGGGGCATGGCCTGAGACAAGGTACAGGGATGGGGTGTAGAGGACAGGGAATTGGGACATGGGGGTCACACTTGGGGACAGTGCAGAGATAGGGAACAGGGCCTGGGGAGGGGGGATAAGGCTGAGGGCTGAGACTGGGGACCTGGGGGTGGCTGATAGGGCCCAGGGCTGCAGTAGGGGAGAGATAGGGCCCCATCACTGCAGGGTGTGGGATGCAGGGCACCAAGAGggagggcaggggatggggacacgGTGTCCTGGTGGGGTTGGGGTGCTCAGCATGGGGTGAAGCTGCTGTTCTGTGCTGGCATCCCCAGGGCATGGGCTGTAACTGAAGTCATTGTGCTGCTGAAGCACTGATGGGGCCACAGTTTGCCAGCCTGTGGCTCCCACTGCTCATTCCCAGTGTAGAAAACACACAGGTCTGGGCAGAGCACTAATGAGTCACCCATTAAACCCTGAGCAAACCCAAGGCCAAGGTCCTGCCAGCTTCCGACTGGATGAATGTGGTTTGAGTTTATAGAGCAGCCACTGTGCTTGGGGTTATCAAAACTGCACCTCGGAGTCCTGGGGACCACATTGTGGCCTTTCTGTGCCTAAAAGGGATGGacaagaaagatggggagaggcGTTTTAGtagggcctggagggccaggccaaggggaatggcttgaacctgcccaagagaggggagactgagctgagctctgaggcagaagctgttccctgggagggtgctgaggcgctggcacagggtgcccagagaagctgtggctgccccatccctggcagtgctcaaggccaggttggacacaggggcttggagcagctgctccagtggaaggggtccctgcctgtggcaggggttggagctggaggagctttaaggtcccttcatcccaacccatcccatgttTTTATGATCTACCCTTTGTCACCGCAGGTGATTCAGGCTGTTGTTTGATAACAGCAATAACGTCTGTGTGGGTATTTGCATGAAGGGAAGGCACCTCCCTTTGTTCAACCGTCCTCTTGATGAAAACCAAGGTCTAGAATGACTTACAATGTAAATATAGCCTGGGGGGAAATATAAACGGGGAAAACCCCACAATAAACCTCACCAGGGgatcatggaatcaaccaggttggaaaatccctttaagctcatccagtccaaccattcccagcactgccccatggcactgaggcctcgtctccacgggctgtgaacccttgcagggccggtgcctgcagccctgccctgggcagcctgttccaatgcctgagcaccctgtggggcaggaattgttcctcagctccatctaaacctgccctggtgcagcttgaggccggttcctcttgtcccatcccttgttccttgggagcagagcccagcccctcctggctccatcctcctgcaggcacttggagggagccatcaggtcctGTTGGAGCAGCACCCGAGCATCCCCACCTTGAGAGGCTGCTCCATGTCCCTGCCTTGCAGGACACTCATGCCCTGCACCATCATTGTGTGTATTGAGCCATTTCCTCTTCATTATGATTAAGCACCAACTTCTTGCTGCAGATCAAAGGCCAAACTCTTCCTGTTTGGCTCTCCCTGGCTCTGCCTGCGTAAGATGAGGGGGCTCATGTGTAATAGCTCCGGGATCCTCgtcagcagcagggcagggatgaaCGTGACTGCATCAGGGGGTATTCACCATCCATATCCTGCTTTTGACGCAGGCAGGAAGTCTGGGTGCAAGGGACATGGATGGCTCCTGCTTTATCCTCCTGTTGGGCTCTGAGTGCTTTCCAAGTGGGGTTTTGCCTTCATCATGGGGTAACTGCTGCTCCGGAGCAGCGTTTCCTTTGGGTACCTTAAACCTGGACCTTAAACCTTAAACCTGGACCAAGTCCCTTGAAGGCTGAGCCGCTGCTGTGGTGTCAGAGCCCATTCCTCTGGCACAGGAGCATCCCTTGGGAAGCTTGATGTGAATCAGGGCTTaacagcaggaagggaaggggaggacaAAGGTGGTGGCTGTGAAAC
This window encodes:
- the LIPT2 gene encoding octanoyl-[acyl-carrier-protein]:protein N-octanoyltransferase LIPT2, mitochondrial, which encodes MSAVRVLRLGPVPYAHALRVQERCVAAARSVAAESLVLSEPVGPVYAWGLRGAPGPAEAAGLRARGAELLPVRRGGHVTFHGPGQLLAFPVLHLRRRRLPLRRYVGALEELGLRLCRGLGLGEARALPPPFTGVWVGDCKICAIGVHCGSHITSHGLALNCCTDLSWFEHIVPCGLEGKGVTSLSQELGRHIPVEHVLEPFLDCFREVFDCTLVFSEEPGD